The following coding sequences are from one Mycoplasma mycoides subsp. capri window:
- the secA gene encoding preprotein translocase subunit SecA: MVSDKRLLKKFGKIADKIIALEPQMRQLKDEDFILKTQEFKQMLEDGKSLDDILIEVYAVAREAARRVLGLNAYKVQLIGGIILNSGDIAEMRTGEGKTLTGIFPAYLNALSGKGVHIVTVNEYLSKRDSEINGQVFDLLGISVGLNGSSLTKTEKREAYNKDITYTTNAELGFDYLRDNMVSDYSLKVQRKLNYCIIDEADSVLIDEARTPLIISGGTSTRINLYKAANNFALTLKEHDDLDIDLESKQVYLNEQGMKKANEFFSLKNLFAIENTEIFHLIMNALKAQFAFKEGVEYTVRDNEILLIDQFTGRIMHGRSYSDGLQQALQAKENVDIEEETVTLATITYQNFYRLYSKIAGMTGTAKTEEEEFIKIYNTRVIQTPTNKPVIRKDEPDLTFGTKNAALKKLVEDVLEAHEKGAPILIGTTSVESSEQIARYLKKANLKFETINAKNHDREAEIVSKAGEIGAITLATNMAGRGTDIKLAKGVAELGGLRVFGVERNEARRIDNQLRGRSGRQGDPGLSRFYISMDDDLMMRFTAPKTRQRFKALGDDYIKSKMFTRAVTNAQKKLEGMNFDQRKNVLDYDNILAQQREIIYAQRDDILEASDLSVVIEKMQITAAYELIEKHSTLVHGEKTINKKELLDAIDGTLVPKNKFRVDDFNNKEKMDLAVEIAEAMMQLYKARISDIPDDVIIGMERKIILDSFDKYWTKHLDIAGKLKSGIYLQQYAQNNPLAIYVEQATDLFNKMKINIANEVVENLANVILRVVEDEEQHEERIEVTDKDIEEILFETGLQPSDINNKAINQRFDELEEEFKDDKQKLRRLRIQRDVMLGLVLELERRAEMIISPQNDQQAITQLIKELQNDIDIASITIEQIHQNFNNMVEQINDPEKLKHLVIAKDVLLQLVARMDDIKEQEKQTRKKKKKKPHEDESSKTKIG, translated from the coding sequence ATGGTTTCTGATAAAAGACTGTTAAAAAAATTTGGAAAAATTGCTGATAAAATCATTGCTTTAGAACCACAAATGCGTCAATTAAAAGATGAAGATTTCATATTAAAAACACAAGAATTTAAACAAATGTTAGAAGATGGAAAATCATTAGATGATATTTTAATTGAAGTTTATGCAGTAGCTAGAGAAGCAGCTAGAAGAGTTTTAGGTTTAAATGCTTATAAAGTGCAATTAATTGGTGGAATTATTTTAAATTCTGGTGATATTGCTGAAATGAGAACTGGTGAAGGTAAAACTTTAACAGGAATTTTTCCTGCTTATTTAAACGCATTATCTGGTAAAGGTGTTCATATTGTTACAGTTAATGAATATTTATCAAAAAGAGATAGTGAAATTAATGGTCAAGTTTTTGATTTATTAGGAATTAGTGTTGGGTTAAATGGATCATCATTAACTAAAACAGAAAAAAGAGAAGCTTATAATAAAGATATTACTTATACAACTAATGCTGAACTTGGATTTGATTATCTAAGAGATAATATGGTTAGTGATTATAGTTTAAAAGTACAAAGAAAATTAAACTATTGTATTATTGATGAAGCTGATTCAGTTTTAATAGATGAAGCAAGAACTCCTTTAATTATTTCTGGAGGAACATCAACAAGAATTAATTTATATAAAGCTGCTAATAATTTTGCTTTAACTTTAAAAGAACATGATGATTTAGATATTGATTTAGAATCAAAACAAGTTTATTTAAACGAACAAGGAATGAAAAAAGCTAATGAATTCTTTTCTTTAAAAAACTTATTTGCTATTGAAAATACTGAGATTTTTCACTTAATTATGAATGCATTAAAAGCTCAATTTGCATTTAAAGAAGGTGTTGAATATACAGTTAGAGATAATGAAATTTTATTAATTGATCAATTTACTGGTCGTATAATGCATGGAAGAAGTTATTCAGATGGACTACAACAAGCTTTACAAGCAAAAGAAAATGTTGATATTGAAGAAGAAACTGTAACTTTAGCAACAATTACTTATCAAAACTTTTATAGATTATATTCAAAAATTGCTGGAATGACTGGAACTGCAAAAACTGAAGAAGAAGAATTTATTAAAATTTATAATACAAGAGTTATTCAAACTCCAACTAATAAACCAGTAATCAGAAAAGATGAACCAGATCTAACATTTGGAACAAAAAACGCTGCTTTAAAAAAACTAGTTGAAGATGTTTTAGAAGCTCATGAAAAAGGTGCTCCAATTTTGATTGGAACTACTAGTGTTGAATCAAGTGAACAAATTGCAAGATATTTAAAAAAAGCTAATTTAAAATTTGAAACTATTAATGCTAAAAATCATGATAGAGAAGCTGAAATTGTTTCAAAAGCCGGAGAAATTGGAGCTATTACTTTAGCTACTAATATGGCTGGAAGAGGAACTGATATTAAACTTGCAAAAGGTGTGGCTGAACTTGGTGGATTGCGTGTATTTGGTGTTGAAAGAAATGAAGCTAGAAGAATTGATAACCAGTTAAGAGGTAGATCTGGAAGACAAGGTGATCCAGGATTATCAAGATTTTATATTTCTATGGATGATGATCTAATGATGAGATTTACAGCACCAAAAACAAGACAACGCTTTAAAGCTTTAGGTGATGATTATATTAAATCTAAAATGTTTACAAGAGCAGTTACAAATGCTCAAAAAAAACTTGAAGGAATGAATTTTGATCAACGTAAAAATGTTTTAGATTATGATAATATTTTAGCTCAACAACGTGAAATTATTTATGCTCAAAGAGATGATATTTTAGAAGCAAGTGATCTAAGTGTTGTTATTGAAAAAATGCAAATTACTGCAGCTTATGAATTAATTGAAAAACACTCAACTTTAGTTCATGGTGAAAAAACTATTAATAAAAAAGAACTTTTAGATGCTATTGATGGAACCCTAGTTCCTAAAAACAAATTTAGAGTTGATGATTTTAATAATAAAGAAAAAATGGATCTAGCTGTTGAGATTGCTGAAGCTATGATGCAATTATATAAAGCAAGAATTTCAGATATTCCAGATGATGTAATTATTGGAATGGAAAGAAAAATAATTCTAGATTCATTTGATAAATATTGAACTAAGCATTTAGATATTGCTGGTAAATTAAAAAGTGGAATTTATCTACAACAATATGCACAAAACAACCCATTAGCTATTTATGTTGAACAAGCAACTGATTTATTTAATAAAATGAAAATTAATATAGCAAATGAAGTTGTTGAAAACTTAGCAAATGTTATTTTAAGAGTTGTTGAAGATGAAGAACAACACGAAGAACGTATTGAAGTTACAGATAAAGATATTGAAGAAATTTTATTTGAAACTGGCTTACAACCAAGTGATATTAACAATAAAGCAATTAATCAACGTTTTGATGAATTAGAAGAAGAATTTAAAGATGACAAACAAAAACTAAGACGTTTAAGAATCCAAAGAGATGTAATGTTAGGTTTAGTTTTAGAATTAGAAAGAAGAGCTGAAATGATCATCAGTCCACAAAATGATCAACAAGCAATAACTCAACTGATTAAAGAATTACAAAACGATATTGATATTGCATCAATTACTATTGAACAAATTCATCAAAACTTTAATAATATGGTTGAACAAATCAATGATCCTGAAAAACTAAAACATTTAGTTATAGCAAAAGATGTTTTATTACAACTTGTTGCTAGAATGGATGATATTAAAGAACAAGAAAAACAAACTAGAAAAAAGAAAAAGAAAAAACCTCACGAAGATGAGAGTAGTAAAACTAAAATAGGCTAA
- a CDS encoding type I restriction-modification system subunit M, with protein sequence MGNKITKQKLGSIIWESANKLRKNLDASEYKDYVLGLILYKFLCERQTEYLLRDWLKKSDLKYLDTKLNFESIKIEQDCEIQSKHDVNELKNECIENLGYYIDYSNLFNYWLDNKSEFNIQSFQQAFNEFNNNINEKYKTLFKDIFIKFETGLNNLGSDTKERTKVILDLLDTIKKIPTTNQDYDVLGFIYEYLIARFASTAGKNAGEFYTPHEVSELMSKIITFHLKDRETIKVYDPTSGSGSLLLNIGEEFKKYNNKTSPVSYYAQEIKPDTFNLTRMNLIMKGINPTEIHARCGDTLEQDWPMFENNDINSYQHLSVDAVVSNPPYSQKWNPEDHEFDSRYSEYGIAPKSKADYAFLLHDLYHVASNGIMAIVLPHGVLFRGNQEGVIRKRLIERSNIDTIIGLPSNMFYGTGIPTIIMILKKYRKGNDILFVDASQLYIKDDKKNKFTKSHIKKISDIVNNRLEVKNLSKKVSLKEIEQNDYNLNISRYIDNFKKQEQYDLYSLMYGGISNQELDKYQDFFDVFKNLKDKLIKLNKNSYYEFLKDIDIRKIIYDDIQVKTYLDNVKDKSEKFKNYFKTLITSINDIKDVNLMKLEQQLSEYVFNNFNDISFVDVYDIYQIIINNLEPIKEDIWLISKYYLNNFQYKDNICYEILLNEIDTLEKEKKSKLVKKWSSNILDKTLIEETYFKETFDQISEFEQQLEFLNSQLEEIFSSINEEDKTDEIYDSEKEEWKEKEIKDLAKSLIKSKEVFDQDSFEYNIIKANDVYVEQDKFKKSKNKLFKQLINDSYNKYLSLNETEFYDLLIKKWLDKIVGQLKQVSTDAIDNYVSQFESLENKYKDTLSDINDQILDNERQLSTLLKDLKGEESDLKAIQELISILGSE encoded by the coding sequence ATGGGTAATAAAATAACTAAGCAAAAATTAGGTTCTATTATTTGAGAATCAGCTAATAAATTAAGAAAGAATTTAGATGCATCTGAATATAAAGATTATGTTTTAGGATTAATTTTATATAAGTTTTTATGTGAAAGACAAACTGAATATTTATTAAGAGATTGGTTAAAAAAAAGTGATCTAAAATATTTAGATACTAAGTTAAATTTTGAATCTATTAAAATAGAACAAGATTGTGAAATCCAATCAAAACATGATGTTAATGAGTTAAAAAATGAATGCATAGAAAATTTAGGATATTATATAGACTATAGTAATTTATTTAACTATTGATTAGATAACAAAAGTGAGTTTAATATTCAGAGTTTTCAACAAGCTTTTAATGAATTCAACAACAATATTAATGAAAAATATAAAACTTTATTTAAAGATATTTTTATTAAATTTGAAACCGGATTAAATAACCTTGGTAGTGATACTAAAGAAAGAACTAAAGTTATTTTAGATTTATTAGATACTATTAAAAAAATACCAACAACAAACCAAGATTATGATGTCTTAGGATTTATTTATGAGTATTTAATTGCAAGATTTGCTTCAACTGCAGGTAAAAACGCAGGCGAATTTTATACTCCTCATGAAGTATCTGAATTAATGTCAAAAATCATTACATTTCATTTAAAAGATAGAGAAACTATTAAAGTCTATGATCCAACTAGTGGATCTGGATCTTTACTTTTAAATATTGGTGAAGAATTTAAAAAATATAATAATAAAACTAGTCCTGTTAGTTATTATGCTCAAGAAATTAAACCTGATACTTTTAACTTGACAAGAATGAATTTAATTATGAAAGGAATTAATCCAACTGAAATTCATGCAAGATGTGGTGATACTTTAGAACAAGACTGACCAATGTTTGAAAATAATGATATTAATTCTTATCAACATTTAAGTGTTGATGCAGTAGTTTCAAATCCACCTTATTCTCAAAAATGAAATCCAGAAGATCATGAATTTGATTCGCGTTATAGTGAATATGGGATTGCTCCAAAATCAAAAGCAGATTATGCGTTCTTACTTCATGATCTATATCACGTTGCTAGCAATGGAATAATGGCTATTGTTTTACCCCATGGAGTTTTATTTAGAGGTAATCAAGAAGGGGTTATTCGTAAAAGATTAATCGAGAGATCAAATATTGATACTATTATTGGACTACCATCAAATATGTTTTATGGAACAGGTATTCCTACAATTATTATGATTTTAAAAAAATATAGAAAAGGAAATGATATTTTATTTGTTGATGCTTCTCAACTGTATATTAAAGATGATAAAAAAAATAAATTTACAAAATCTCATATTAAAAAAATATCAGATATTGTAAATAATAGATTAGAAGTTAAAAACCTTTCAAAAAAAGTTAGTTTAAAAGAAATTGAGCAAAACGATTACAATTTAAATATTTCAAGATATATTGATAATTTCAAAAAACAAGAACAATACGATCTTTACTCATTAATGTATGGAGGAATTAGTAATCAAGAGCTAGATAAATATCAAGATTTTTTTGATGTATTTAAAAATCTTAAAGATAAATTAATCAAACTAAATAAAAATAGCTATTATGAATTTCTAAAAGATATTGATATTAGAAAAATAATTTATGATGATATTCAAGTTAAAACTTATTTAGATAATGTTAAAGATAAATCTGAAAAATTTAAAAATTATTTTAAAACTTTAATTACTTCAATTAATGATATTAAAGATGTTAATTTAATGAAACTTGAACAACAATTAAGTGAATATGTTTTTAATAATTTTAATGATATTTCTTTTGTTGATGTTTATGATATCTATCAAATAATTATTAATAATCTTGAACCTATTAAAGAAGATATTTGATTAATTTCTAAATACTATCTAAACAATTTCCAATATAAAGATAATATTTGTTATGAAATTTTATTAAATGAAATAGATACCTTAGAAAAAGAAAAGAAGTCTAAATTAGTTAAGAAATGAAGTTCTAATATATTAGATAAAACATTAATAGAAGAGACATACTTTAAAGAGACATTTGATCAAATTAGTGAGTTTGAACAACAATTAGAATTTTTAAATAGCCAATTAGAAGAAATATTTTCATCTATTAATGAAGAAGATAAAACTGATGAGATTTATGATAGTGAAAAAGAAGAGTGAAAAGAAAAAGAGATTAAAGATTTAGCTAAATCATTAATTAAATCTAAAGAAGTATTTGATCAAGATAGTTTTGAATATAATATCATCAAAGCAAATGATGTTTATGTAGAACAAGATAAGTTTAAAAAATCTAAAAATAAACTATTTAAACAATTGATTAATGATTCATACAATAAATATCTAAGTTTAAATGAAACTGAGTTTTATGATCTTTTGATAAAAAAATGATTAGATAAAATAGTTGGTCAATTAAAACAAGTTTCAACTGATGCAATTGATAATTATGTATCTCAATTTGAAAGTTTAGAAAATAAATATAAAGACACTTTAAGTGACATTAATGATCAAATATTGGACAATGAGAGACAGTTATCAACTTTATTAAAAGACTTAAAAGGTGAAGAAAGTGATTTAAAAGCGATTCAAGAGTTAATAAGCATACTAGGGAGTGAATAA
- a CDS encoding 5'-3' exonuclease — protein sequence MITNETKPILLIDGYHLLHKGYYGTLKRTIVSKNKDGIVINAIYSFVANILKFVQSDRYHSVIVAFDFDENCWRKELYSEYKAKRKPTPIDLVPQLQIARDFLTSANISWYEKYNYEGDDVIGSICRIANKLGYDVCILTNDKDIYQLVNNKTSIITNISKKEKTKIIKPQQVYEHFLCQPNQVADIKAILGDQSDNIKGVKYIKRKQAESLINKYENVENILNHINELNEPLKTIISENKQLIIDNKKITKILTNVKLGRINFKPTKITYYRLIRFLKEQEMYAFIKPIRRYLERTNKKTVNK from the coding sequence ATGATTACTAATGAAACCAAACCAATTTTACTAATTGATGGTTATCATTTACTACATAAAGGATATTATGGTACTTTAAAAAGAACAATAGTTTCAAAAAATAAAGATGGTATTGTGATTAATGCAATTTATTCTTTTGTAGCAAATATATTAAAATTTGTTCAATCAGATCGATATCATAGTGTAATTGTTGCTTTTGATTTTGATGAAAATTGTTGAAGAAAAGAACTTTATTCAGAATATAAAGCAAAAAGAAAACCAACTCCCATTGATCTAGTTCCACAGCTTCAAATAGCTAGAGATTTTTTAACTAGTGCAAATATTTCTTGATATGAAAAATATAATTATGAAGGTGATGATGTTATTGGATCAATTTGTAGAATTGCTAATAAATTAGGATATGATGTATGTATTCTTACAAATGATAAAGATATTTACCAATTAGTAAATAATAAAACTTCTATTATTACAAATATAAGTAAAAAAGAAAAAACTAAAATTATAAAACCACAACAAGTATATGAACACTTTTTATGTCAACCAAATCAAGTAGCTGATATTAAAGCTATTTTAGGAGATCAATCAGATAATATTAAAGGTGTTAAATATATAAAAAGAAAACAGGCTGAGAGTTTAATTAATAAATATGAGAATGTTGAAAACATTTTAAATCATATTAATGAATTAAATGAACCTTTAAAGACTATTATTTCTGAAAACAAACAACTAATTATTGATAATAAAAAGATTACTAAAATATTAACTAATGTTAAATTAGGAAGAATAAATTTTAAACCAACTAAAATTACTTATTATCGATTAATTAGATTTTTAAAAGAACAAGAAATGTATGCTTTTATAAAACCTATTAGAAGGTATTTAGAAAGAACTAATAAAAAAACAGTGAACAAATAA
- a CDS encoding restriction endonuclease subunit S codes for MGEKLLVPKIRFKEFTNAWEQEKLGNLLIYEQPTNYIVKSEKYTKSGIPVLTAGKSFILGYTRENFGIKYVNNEKPVLIFDDFTTAIHLINFNFKVKSSAIKLLSNRKNNDNLFFNFLLIKSLNFEPEAHERHWISKFSLFEMKLPKLTEKIRISSLFSNLDSLITLHQRKLILLKNTKNRLFEKMFCDEKSEFPSIRFKEFTNAWEQEKLGNLTILNRFSQISADTLQKINEHKGNIFLLPSSNNNNWKSNYSEKISHLINNAEIITVGRARNPNPKYVNGPFISSQNHIIESKSNDIVANKFLYFFICKVGRTFYGSQSTYPMFTRVDFEDTRLLFPLIIEQEKILKIFNNLDSLITLHQRKLLLLKNIKNTLLEKMFV; via the coding sequence ATGGGTGAAAAATTACTAGTTCCAAAGATTAGATTTAAGGAATTTACTAACGCTTGAGAACAGGAAAAGTTGGGTAATCTACTTATATATGAACAACCAACGAATTACATTGTTAAATCAGAAAAATATACAAAGTCAGGAATTCCTGTGTTAACCGCAGGTAAGTCATTTATATTAGGTTACACAAGAGAAAATTTTGGAATCAAATATGTAAATAATGAAAAACCTGTTTTAATATTTGATGACTTTACAACAGCAATACACTTGATTAATTTTAATTTTAAGGTAAAAAGTTCAGCTATCAAGTTGTTGTCAAATAGAAAAAATAATGATAATTTATTTTTTAACTTTTTATTAATTAAAAGCTTAAATTTTGAACCAGAAGCTCATGAAAGACATTGAATATCAAAATTTTCTTTATTTGAAATGAAACTTCCTAAATTAACTGAAAAAATAAGAATTTCATCATTATTTTCTAACCTAGATTCACTAATCACCCTTCATCAGCGTAAGTTAATTTTGCTAAAAAACACAAAAAATAGACTTTTTGAAAAGATGTTTTGTGATGAAAAATCAGAATTTCCAAGCATCAGATTTAAGGAATTTACTAACGCTTGAGAACAGGAAAAGTTGGGGAATTTAACTATTTTAAATCGTTTTTCTCAAATTAGTGCTGATACTCTACAAAAAATAAACGAACATAAAGGAAATATATTCCTTTTACCATCTTCAAATAACAATAATTGAAAATCTAATTACAGTGAAAAGATATCACATCTAATAAATAATGCAGAAATTATAACAGTTGGTAGAGCTAGAAATCCTAATCCCAAGTATGTGAATGGCCCTTTTATTTCCTCTCAAAATCATATTATAGAATCCAAAAGTAATGATATCGTAGCAAATAAATTTTTATATTTTTTTATTTGTAAAGTAGGTAGAACTTTTTATGGTTCTCAAAGCACATACCCAATGTTCACTAGAGTAGATTTTGAAGATACTAGATTGTTATTCCCACTTATAATTGAACAGGAAAAAATATTAAAAATTTTTAACAACCTAGATTCACTAATCACCCTTCATCAGCGTAAGCTTCTATTATTAAAAAACATAAAAAATACATTATTAGAAAAAATGTTTGTATAG
- a CDS encoding IMPACT family protein, which produces MKTIKKEIYKNEFIIKNSKFITIATNINSKDELEEFLNKYSDINATHNCYAYMIYDQKLIGGYNDDHEPKNTAGKPIFNVISKNNLVNIVILVIRYFGGIKLGASVLTRTYSNAASLIIKDLEIIEIKTYYQYLISFDIKNLKLVNQWINQNNIEIISKDFSLNVVFKIRSTSKISSCNFFKIIDFKTIKN; this is translated from the coding sequence ATGAAAACTATTAAAAAAGAAATTTATAAAAATGAGTTTATTATTAAAAATTCTAAGTTTATAACAATTGCTACAAATATAAATTCTAAAGATGAATTAGAAGAATTTTTAAATAAATATTCGGATATAAATGCTACTCATAATTGTTATGCTTATATGATCTATGATCAAAAATTAATTGGTGGATATAATGATGATCATGAACCAAAAAACACAGCTGGTAAACCTATTTTTAATGTCATTAGTAAAAATAATTTAGTTAATATTGTAATTTTAGTAATTAGATATTTTGGAGGAATTAAATTAGGAGCTAGTGTTTTAACTAGAACTTATAGTAATGCTGCAAGCTTAATTATTAAAGATTTAGAAATTATTGAAATTAAGACTTATTATCAATATTTAATTAGTTTTGATATTAAAAATTTAAAACTAGTTAATCAATGAATTAATCAAAATAATATAGAAATTATTAGTAAAGATTTTAGTTTAAATGTAGTTTTTAAAATTAGATCAACTAGTAAAATAAGTAGTTGTAATTTTTTTAAAATTATTGATTTTAAAACTATAAAAAATTAA